A region of the Candidatus Methylomirabilis oxygeniifera genome:
TGCCTCGGAAGTGTGGATAATCATCACGCCAGCCTACTGGATTCCGGCAATGAGCGTTGGGTAAGAAGATCGTCGTCCGACAGGGACCAAAAGGGTCCGATTCGGCAGAAGGAGGAGTCGTATGCATGTCACACTTGAACAGGCAGAGAAGGCAATTGCGGCAGCCATCGACAAGGCCAAAGAGCTTGGGACGTGTATGGATATTGCCGTCGTGGACTCAGGCGCCAACTTGAAGGCGTTCGTCCGGATGGACGATGCGTGGGTCGGGAGCATCGACATCGCCTTCAAAAAGGCGAAAACCGCGTGCTTCTTTGCGATGCCGACAGGACAGATCGGCAAGCTGTCCCAGCCCGGCGGCCCGCTCTACGGGATTGAGCACAGTAACGATGGGCTCATCACCTTTCCCGGCGGGCTGCCGATTGTCAACACGGATGGAGTCCTGATCGGGGCGATCGGGGTCAGCGGCAGCACGGTGGAGCACGATCATCTCGTGGCCCAGGCCGGCGTCAAGGTAATTGGTCTTGCCGATCTCCCGGTACACCCATGGCGGACATAGGATTCCTCTCCCCGCCTGGAGAGAAGATCGCGGTGATGGGGAGCCAACGTACCGATCTGCAATCTCATTGACGCGCCGTCGGTGCATGAGGCATCACCTGATTGCGAGTTTCCCTTTATGGTCGAGCGGACTGATCCACGGGAACCTGGTGCAGCCGAACGCGAAGACTCCGGAACGCTCTGCCAGAAACTCAATGGTAATTTCCTGCCCCGGCTCGAGATAGCGCCTGACCTCCAGGTCGGGGATTGAAAACACATGCCTGGCGCCATCGCTGCGAATCGCGACCTTGACCAACGCCGACCTCCCTTCTCGATCCACCGCGACGACAGAGGGCTCACAGCGATAGTTCCGGGCGATCATCGTAAAAGACAGTCGTTTCGCCTCTACAGGGATACCGGCGGGAGGGGAGATTTCAGGGAAGACGGTCGCGCACCCTGTCATGACCACGACCGGGATCGCCAGTGGCCAGATTCGGAATCGGCGTATGAGCGTGCTGATTGAAAACCTTCCTATGCTTCGCATCGTGCTATCGCACAATACCATAGGGTTGCAAAGGTTTTCAAGTGCGGCGACGAACGAGACTTCACAAAACTGCAGAAAGCTCCTATGATAACCTAGGGCTGTTGAAGCCGCCCCCTCTCAAAGCGACCATGACACAAACAAGAATATTAATTGCAGACGACGAACCTGCGTCCAGAGCCGGCCTCCAAGAGCTCCTCGCAAGCTGGGGATACGAGGTCACCGCTGCTGCTGACGGTCAGGAGGCCCTGGAGAAGGCCTCTGAACTCCAACCGTCTCTCATTATCGCCGATCTCATCATGCCGAAAATGGACGGCATCGCTCTCCTTCGCGCCCTCAAGAGCGATGCGATCCTTCCATCGCTGATCATTCTGACCGGCCAGGGGACCATCGAGACTGCGGTCCGGGCTATGCAAGAGGGAGCCTACGACTACCTGACCAAACCGGTCGATATCGGGCGGCTCCGCGTCCTTGTGGAGAAGGCCCTCGAACGTGGAGCGGTATTGAAGGAGGTCAAGCTACTGCGTCACCAGGTTCGTCATCTCGGCCGGTTTGGACAGTTGGTCGGCGAGACGTCCGCCATGAAGGAGGTCTACCGACTGCTTGAATTGGCGGCGCCCAGCGCTGCGCCCGTCTTCATCTGGGGAGAGAGCGGAACAGGAAAGGAGCTGGCGGCCAGAACGATTCACGATCTCTCTCCACGGAAACAGAGCCCTTTCGTCCCGATCAACTGTGCCGCTATCCCGGAGACGCTGTTGGAAAGTGAGATTTTTGGCCACGAGAAGGGAGCCTTTACCGGCGCTACCGAGCGAAGAATGGGATATTTTGAGCTGGCCGACAGCGGAACTATTTTTCTTGATGAAATTGCGGAGATGAAGGTCTCCACCCAGGCGAAGTTTCTCAGGATCCTCCAGGAGGGAACCTTCCGCCGCCTGAGCGGAAGCAAAGAGATCCGCGTTGATGTCCGGGTGGTCGCCGCGACAAATAAAAACCCGGCGCAAGCAGTTCAGGATGGTCTCATCCGTGAGGATCTCTATTATCGGCTGAACGTGTTCAACATTCAACTACCTCCTCTTCGGGAACGGCGCGAGGATCTTCCTCTCCTCATTCGATCGTTCCTTGAGGAGTTCAAGAGGAAATACGATACGGCAGTACGCAGCGTAGGCGCAGGGTCGCTCACCCTGCTGACCGAATACGATTGGCCCGGAAATGTTCGGGAGCTTCGAAATGTGCTGGAGCGGGCCGTCCTCGTGGCCCAGAGCAACACAATCACCCCAGATGATCTGCCGCCGAACTTTCCGAGTCACCGTCGTCGGTCAATCCGGGAGCCTGATCTTTCCGTCGGAATCACAATCGATGCGGCAGAACAAGCCCTGATTCTCGCAACACTGGAACGAACACACCAGAACAAGACTAAGGCTGCGGAGATTCTTGGGATCAGTCTAAAGACGCTGCATAATAAGTTGACCCGCTATCGCGAAGAGGCCTCCTCGCCGGCGGATCCGCGGGAATAGGTTCACATGTCGTTCGGCCTCCGAGGCAAAGCGGTCCTCGGCATCAGTCTTCTGGTCTTCCTGATCGTCTCACTTACGGTGGTCGTTCACCTCTCCACCACCACCCGCTTGGTTGTTCAGCATGCGGCGGAAAAGGGCGCCATACAGGCACAGCACATCTTCTCCGGAAGCACCCGGGTCATGGCTCGCGCGCAGAGGAGCCGTTTAGGGGATGCGTTGCGCAACGATCGAGAACTCCGCGCGCTTCTCGACGCCAGCATCGGCTATTCCCCGCACTTGGTCTATGCCATGATTACCGACCGCTCGGATACGGTCCTCATGCACAGTCAGCGTTCCCGTGAAGGAAACAAGGTCCCACCCAGACCGAAGATTGAACAGTTGATGGCGATCAACCCTCTTCGTCAGCTCGCGGTACTGGCCGGCCAGCACCAGGTACTTGAGACCGTCCTGCCGCTCAGCCTCAACGATCGGCCTTTCGGGGCAATTCGGCTTGGATTGGCCGGCGGTCTCCTCTGGCGCGAACTCTTGCCCGCGGTTCGGCAAAGTGTGCTGCTGGCACTACTCGCTTTCCCGCTCGCCTGGATCGTCGCCCTTGTCCTGTCGAACCTGGTGGTCGCGTCGTTGCGTCAGATTGCCCAAGGCGTTGATCGGATGGCACGCGGCGAGTTTGACACAGTCTTTACGTCCGACCGCGACGACGAGGTAGGACAGATTGCGGCAAAGCTCAATCTCCTGGGGCGGCAGGTCCAGGAAGACCGATCCTCCCTGATCAGCGAAAAGGTCAGATTGGAAGGGATCGTTCACCGTCTGGAAGACGCCATCATCCTGCTGAATAGCGAACAGGCTATCATCTTCGCCAACCCCGCCGCCGAGATCCTGCTGGTCCGTCCACTCGTGCATGCTGTCGGTCAATCGCTGGCACATATCCTGGGGGAGACTCACCCATTAGTCGCGGCAACGGTCGAGAGTTTCCAGCGGCAAGCGCCCGTGCGAAACCTGACGCTTCAAATGAGGGAACACCGCGACGTCCCTTTAGATGTCCTAGCCTCCATCTACCCGGTGCTCGATAAGGATGGTATCGTCGGGGGAATGATCCTTCTCAAAAATACCGAACCACTCCGCCAGATCCAGTCACTCGTAGACTATTCCAGAAAGCTGGCCGACCTTGGGAGGCTCACCTCTGGGGTGGCCCATGAAATCAAGAATCCGTTGAACGCCATGATCATTCACTTAGAGCTGTTGAAACAGAAATTGAACGATCCTTCGGAGACGGTGGCGAAGAGTCTGGAATTTCTCGGGGGAGAGGTTCATCGCCTTGATCGTATGGTGCAAGGCTTTCTCCGATTTGTCCGTCCTCAAACGCTTGCGCTTCGACCCATGAGCCTCAATACCCTCCTCCAGGAAGTCGTCCGGTTGGCTGAGGCGCAAGGAGCGCATGCCGGGGTGACGTTTGTACTTCGCCTCGACGGCACGATCCCTCCGATCAATGGCGATCATGAGCTGCTTCGACAGGCCTTCCTCAACCTGGTCCTGAATGCGTGCCAGGCAATGCCGGATGGAGGAGCGGTCACCCTTGCCACGGATCGGAGCGCTGAGGGTGCCATCCGCGCCCACGTCATCGATCACGGCATAGGGATTCCCGCGGAAGACCTCGACAAGATATTCCGTCTTTACTACACTACCAAGCCGGACGGGAACGGGATCGGGCTGTCGTTGGTGTACCGAATCGTTCAGATGCACGGCGGCAGCGTCGAGGTCGACTCGAAGGTAGGACAGGGAACAACAATGGCGGTCACTTTTCCTGTAGCCTGATCCATAGTGAAAGAGATCTTAGCGGCAACGTTCCGAATAATCGTCACGTTTCTATGCCTCATGCTGACGGCGGGTTGCACTCAGCTTAAGGCGGTATTCACACCAACCCGTTCGCCCTCAGGCGCCGGGCGCCCGGCGCGTCAGACACTACCACCAGGGTCTGCGCATCCGGCGCGTCAGGAGCCATCGCCGCGGCTGGCTCCCCAGGTAAGCTCTGATCGGGAAAAGCAACTGACGGAGGAGATCAATACAACGATCCAGGAGGTCGAACGGGCCCTTCTGTCGGTCGATCAGCGGAAACTGAAGGCCGACCAGACGGAGACGTACCAGACTGTTCAGAGCTTTCTTGCCCAGGCCAGGAAGGCACTCACCGACAAGGACCTCCAGAGGGCAATGAACTTAGCTCAGAAGGCACACATCCTTTCCGACGAACTCGCCAATATGGTCCATTAATCGGCACAACGTCCCTTCTCCCACCGGACTTGGCCCTGCGCCTTATTTCAGGCGCAATAATGCGGGCAGGGCAGCCGCTTTCGCGTGTCTCCGCCTCATTAACCCAGGAAGAAATTACTCGCCACCCCCCATACTTTCGACTCTTCCTAAGAAACGATTAAGGTTATCAGACATTGATGCGGTAATGTAACTTACCGCATTTACAATGGTTGCACGTTTTTTGAATCACGGTCGGATTCCTGGCATACCGCTTGCTCCCTTTCCATTCTGAAGAAAGGAGATGGGGCGGTGAGCGCACGACAATTGCATTGTACAGGACAGAAGGTGCTCGTCGTAGATGACGATTCATCCTTCAGGGAACTCCTGACCGAGCTTCTAGAAACGGCAGGCTACCACGTGTGGACTGCTCAAGACGGCCTGGCCGGCCTTCATGCCCTACACAACGGTCCATTCGATCTCATCCTGGTGGACTACCGAATGCCTGGAATGACCGGCCTCGACATGGCCGCACACATACGGAGGTCCGATACCGTGACTCCGATCATCCTTATCACGGGCGACTATTACATGCTTGACCCTGAGATCGTGACGCGGGCCGGGGTGACAAAGGTACTGCCGAAACCTCTTAAGATTAATGAGTTCTTAAACGTCTGTTCAATCGGAAAGCAACAATACAAATATGAACCATGCCTCGACAATCCGAGCAGAGGAGGGAGCTGGGATGCGTAGGACATTGTCCAAAGGGATTGCATTAGGGGCGCTGGTACTCGCGCTCACCACAGGGTGCGCCGGGATGTCGACACGCCAGCAACGTGCCTTGAGCGGCGGTGCCATCGGCGCGGCCGGCGGCGCAGCGATTGGGGCAATGGCCGGCAGCCCGACAACGGGCGCCATCGTGGGTGGCGCGGTAGGAACGGCGACAGGCGCCCTGTGGGACGATATCAAGAAATCGCTGAAGTAAGCATTACGGACTGACCCCGCACCCCCGGTCGGTCAGTCGTGACGGCCTCTCTGATCGGACTTCCCGTCCCGCATCAGAGAGGCCGTCTTCTTTCCTCAATCCCCTCTATCAATCCGGCCTATCTCGTCTTTCCGATCTGTTTCGTCGTTTGGTCCGGACCAAATGGACCAACTGGATGATTTTCCGTGCAAAGCGTGCCGATAAGCTGAGTGAAGATCATAGGCTTTTCCGATTTGACTTATCGGATATAAGCTGCGTAGTCTTACAAAAGGTTCGTCTCGCATTGAAGACGGGATCGCATATTCAGCCATCAGGAGGGTTGCCATGGGTCGGCGGTGGACCCTTGCCGGGTTATCAGGTGTGATAGCGCTTGTAGCGTGCCTCGGACTGCTTGGCCCTGCCTGGTCCGAGACGCCAAAGGTGTTGCGGGTGTCGGCCATCCCGGACGAGAATCCTACCGAGTTGATGCGGATCTACACCCCTTTCGCCGAGTATCTGAGCAAAGAGCTGGGCATCCCGGTCAAATATATCCCCGTGGTGGACTACGCCGCAACCGTCGAGGCCCTGGCGGCGAAGAAACTGGACATGGTGTGGTACGGCGGGTTCACCTTTGTCCAGGCTCGAAAGCGGACAGGCAATGCGATCCCGGTGGTAAGTCGAGAGGAGGATCTGCGTTTTCACAGTAAATTTATTACCAGGCCGGACACCGGCATCAAGACCCTGGCCGACCTGAAGGGCAAGAGCTTTTCATTCGGAAGTGTCAGTTCGACATCAGGCCATCTCATGCCGCGCTATTTCCTGCTGCAGAATGGGATTGACCCGGAAAAAGATTTTGCCACATTCAGCTTCAGCGGGGCTCACGATGCGACAGCGCTATGGGTAGAGAGCGGGAAGGTTGACGCCGGAGCTTTAAACGAAGCGGTGTGGGACAAGCTGGTTCAGGCCAAGAAGGTCGATCTCAACAAGGTGCAGGTCTTCTGGACGACGCCCCCCTATATCGACTATGTCTGGACGGTGCGAGGCGATCTGGACAGCAGTCTCGTCGAAAAGATTGCCGCAGCCTTCACCAGGCTGAACTACAGCATTCCAGCGGACAAAGCATTGATGGACCTTCAGCGAACGAAGCGATACGTCCGCGTCAAGGCCGAGCAGTTCAAGCCCGCTGAAGAGGCGGCCATTGCTGCCGGGCTGCTTCAATAGCGCCCTCCGAACCGATGTACATACTCGATCGCGTCTCGAAGGTATTCGCCGGTCGGACGATCGCCGTGCACGAGCTTGATCTGAAGGTCCGAAAGGGCGAGCGGGTGGCGTTCATCGGCCCGAGTGGAGCCGGCAAGACCACGCTGTTCCGAATGTTGAATCTGACCATTCCCCCAACCTCCGGGACCCTTCTGTTCGACGGACTGGATGTCGGTTGCTTCTCAGGACGGCGGTTGCGAGAGGTTCGATGTCGAATCGGAACGATCTACCAGCAACACAACCTCGTCCCTCGCCTGCAGGTCGTTCATAATGTACTTTCAGGCAAACTTGGTGCCTGGTCCATCTGGCAGGCCGCGCGCTCGCTGATCCGGCCGACCGAGATCGAGCTTGCCTCTGAGGCACTCACGCAGGTCGGCATTTCCGACAAACTGTACGAGCGGACCGAAACATTATCGGGCGGCCAACAGCAGCGCGTGGCGATCGCCCGGACGCTGGTACAAAATCCGGAGGTGATCCTGGCCGATGAGCCGGTTTCTTCAGTCGATCCTGCGTTGGCCACCGGGATCGTTAAGCTATTGATCGAGCTCAGCCAGACCACTCGCAAAACCCTGATCATGAACCTCCACAGCGTGGATCTGGCACTGGCCCACTTCCCCAGAGTGATCGGGCTCAAGGAAGGAAAGATCCTGTTCGACCTGCCGGCCCCGGCGGTGACAGACGACCATCTGGCAGCCCTCTATGCCGGGAATCAGACCCCACCAGCCGAAGAGGAGGCCCCCAGCCGTGCAGCGCAACGATCCCTCTACTCCTGCCAGCCTCACCTTACCAACTAGGCGCTTCTCCAATCTTCAGATTGCCTGTTCCGCCCTGTTCGTCCTGACGTTTCTGGGAAGCTACAGGCTTGCCCAGGTGAAGCCGCTTTTGCTCTTCGAATCTGAGGGACGCCGGAACATCTGGAAGTTCGTGACCGGCATGTTCCCGCCGGACCTGTCCTGGAACTTCCTGAGTCTGCTGGGTCGCCCGATCCTGGAAACCTTTCAGATCTCCCTGATGGGAACCTTCATTGCCGTAGTCATCAGCTTCCCTCTTGGCCTCCTGGCGACAAGTTCGCTGACCTTTACAGGCATTCTGAACGAACGAGAGCTGGCCGGCTCTCGCCATCGCGCAATCCTCCGAAAGGGATCGTATCTGCTGGCCAGGGCGGTCCTCAGCCTGTTTCGGACCATTCCTGAATTCGTGTGGGCCTTCATGTTTGTCCGAGCCGTCGGGCTGGGACCGTTTCCCGGTGTCCTGGCGATCGGGATCGCCTATGCGGGAATGCTCGGGAAGGTCTACTCGGAGATCCTGGAGCATGTAAATCCAGGACCGTTGGAAGCGCTCCAGGCGACTGGCGCCTCTCGGCTCACCATCCTCCTGTACGGCCTGTTGCCACAAGCCTTACCGAACCTGGTCTCCTACACCCTCTATCGTTGGGAATGCGCCATTCGGGCATCCGCGATTTTGGGTTTCGTAGGCGCGGGGGGAATCGGCCAGCAGCTTGAGATCTCGATGCGGATGTTTCAGTTTGACCAGGTCATGACCCTAATCGCGATCCTGTTCGTGATGGTGGTAGGGGTTGATACTTTGAGCGCGAGGGTGAGAAGTATCATCCTCAGTCGATCGAGCGTCTAATGGCAGAGATTCCTACGCATAGGGTGAGACCGGCATCAGCACAGGAGCGCAATCCTCTCTCCGCCCGCAACCTGACGATCCTGGCGGGCTTTCTCGCCCTCATGGTCTGGAGCTATGTGGGAACGGAGTTCTCGCTGCGCGAACTGCTGGGCGGTGAGAGCGCAGCCCAGATCCTGACCTATGCCAAGAAGCTCTTTCCGCCTGACCTTTCTCCGGACTTCCTGCTCAAGACCGGCTACTGGGCACTCGAGACCTTCGCCATGTCGTTTCTCGGGACGATCCTGGCGGTCGTGATCGCCTTCGGCCTGGTCTTTTTCTCCAGTCGTAATCTGATGTTCACCGGGCTGATGTTTGAGATGGAGCGGCGCCGTCCGTGGATTCGAGCGCTCCGCACCACCCTGTACCTCAGCGCCAAGGCCGCCCTCAACCTCCTCCGGACCGTCCCTCACCTGGTCTGGGCGCTGATCCTGGTTTTTGCGGTCGGCCTCGGCCCGTTCCCAGGGATGCTCGCCCTGGGGATTCACACGGGCGGAGTCCTGGGCAGGCTGTTTGGGGAGGTGATGGAGAACGTCGAGACCCAACCGATTGAGGCGTTGCAGGCGACCGGCGCCAGCCGATTGCAGATCCTGCTCTACGGCATCCTCCCCCAGGTCCTACCGGAGTTTGTCGCCTACACGTTGTACCGATGGGAGGTAAACATCCGGGAGGCAATTATCCTGGGCTACGTCGGGGCGGGGGGGCGTCGGTCAGCAGATTCAGATCGCTATCAGTCTCTTCCTGGAGCACCGGCTACTCACGCTCATCATCGCGATCTACCTGATCGTCGCGATTGTGGATGCCCTCAGCGCCTATCTGAGAAGCCGCCTGGTCTGATCCTCGGCCTACCGCCGCGCAAGACCGCCGAGACCCCCCAGCCGGAAATCACCGTGTCGTCAAGCGCGGTGGCTACACCCGGTCCAGCGGGCAATGAGGCGGAGGAGGCAACTCGACCTTCACCACATCTCCCGGCCGTACTACCCCGCCGGTCCGCACTATCCCCATGATGCCGGCCTTTCGGATCAGTCGCCCGGACTCGTCCCGGCCCAGCACCGCTGCCATCAGTCCAGGCCGGAAAGCATCGAGCTGGGCGCATGGGGTGCGTAACCCGGTGACCTCGACAACCGCCTCCTGGCCGAGTCGAAGCAGGGTACCGGTCGGCAGGGCGAGCAGGTCGATGCCGCGGGTGGCAATATTTTCGCCCATCTGCCCGGGGGACACGTCGAATCCCGCGGCCCGCAGTTCGTCGTGCAGTTCGGTATGGATCAGGTGGACCTGCCTCAGGTTCGGCTCGGTTGGGTCGACCGCCACCCGCGAGCGGTGTTTGACCGTTCGTCCGAGGTGGGCGTCGCCTTCCACGCCGAGGCCTTCAAGCAGGCGAATGGCGTCCAACGGCGGCTTGCCGAACGAGTGCGTCGAACTGCAGCACACCGCCACTACTTCACACATCGGTCGGCTCTCACCGTCCGACATCACAGTTCACTGGTATCAGGAGCTATTTCTTTTCCTCCGGCGGACAGTTAAATTCGAAGATATGAAGGTTCCCGCCGTTCCATTGTGTCACCTTTGCGCTTCCCGCACCCTCCGGCTTTTCGGGGCGGAGAGGATGGCCTTTACCAAACTCAACGGTCGGCGTCTCGGACAGCAGCACAAGTTGTCTGTCGTTGGCCCGGACCTGAAAGGTGGCTTTCCAACTGCTGTCACCCATTTTTTCGACGCGCAATTTCAGTTTAGGGCAGTCGTCGGTTGTAATGGGAACAATGATCTTGGCTCCGCCCCAGGGCGCCCTCTTGTAATTATATGAGTTCTCTTTGAGTTGCCAGTTGCCGAAGTGCCAGCCGGAATCGTAGACGACGATCTTATCGTCCTTCAGTACCTGAAAATTGATCGGTTCGCCTTTGTCTTTGGCATCGTCCTTGG
Encoded here:
- a CDS encoding conserved protein of unknown function (Evidence 4 : Homologs of previously reported genes of unknown function); translated protein: MHVTLEQAEKAIAAAIDKAKELGTCMDIAVVDSGANLKAFVRMDDAWVGSIDIAFKKAKTACFFAMPTGQIGKLSQPGGPLYGIEHSNDGLITFPGGLPIVNTDGVLIGAIGVSGSTVEHDHLVAQAGVKVIGLADLPVHPWRT
- a CDS encoding protein of unknown function (Evidence 5 : No homology to any previously reported sequences) codes for the protein MVKVAIRSDGARHVFSIPDLEVRRYLEPGQEITIEFLAERSGVFAFGCTRFPWISPLDHKGKLAIR
- a CDS encoding protein of unknown function (Evidence 5 : No homology to any previously reported sequences), with the translated sequence MTTTGIASGQIRNRRMSVLIENLPMLRIVLSHNTIGLQRFSSAATNETSQNCRKLL
- a CDS encoding putative response regulator in two-component regulatory system, sigma 54-dependent (Evidence 3 : Function proposed based on presence of conserved amino acid motif, structural feature or limited homology; PubMedId : 12618438; Product type pr : putative regulator), whose amino-acid sequence is MTQTRILIADDEPASRAGLQELLASWGYEVTAAADGQEALEKASELQPSLIIADLIMPKMDGIALLRALKSDAILPSLIILTGQGTIETAVRAMQEGAYDYLTKPVDIGRLRVLVEKALERGAVLKEVKLLRHQVRHLGRFGQLVGETSAMKEVYRLLELAAPSAAPVFIWGESGTGKELAARTIHDLSPRKQSPFVPINCAAIPETLLESEIFGHEKGAFTGATERRMGYFELADSGTIFLDEIAEMKVSTQAKFLRILQEGTFRRLSGSKEIRVDVRVVAATNKNPAQAVQDGLIREDLYYRLNVFNIQLPPLRERREDLPLLIRSFLEEFKRKYDTAVRSVGAGSLTLLTEYDWPGNVRELRNVLERAVLVAQSNTITPDDLPPNFPSHRRRSIREPDLSVGITIDAAEQALILATLERTHQNKTKAAEILGISLKTLHNKLTRYREEASSPADPRE
- a CDS encoding putative Multi-sensor signal transduction histidine kinase precursor (Evidence 3 : Function proposed based on presence of conserved amino acid motif, structural feature or limited homology): MSFGLRGKAVLGISLLVFLIVSLTVVVHLSTTTRLVVQHAAEKGAIQAQHIFSGSTRVMARAQRSRLGDALRNDRELRALLDASIGYSPHLVYAMITDRSDTVLMHSQRSREGNKVPPRPKIEQLMAINPLRQLAVLAGQHQVLETVLPLSLNDRPFGAIRLGLAGGLLWRELLPAVRQSVLLALLAFPLAWIVALVLSNLVVASLRQIAQGVDRMARGEFDTVFTSDRDDEVGQIAAKLNLLGRQVQEDRSSLISEKVRLEGIVHRLEDAIILLNSEQAIIFANPAAEILLVRPLVHAVGQSLAHILGETHPLVAATVESFQRQAPVRNLTLQMREHRDVPLDVLASIYPVLDKDGIVGGMILLKNTEPLRQIQSLVDYSRKLADLGRLTSGVAHEIKNPLNAMIIHLELLKQKLNDPSETVAKSLEFLGGEVHRLDRMVQGFLRFVRPQTLALRPMSLNTLLQEVVRLAEAQGAHAGVTFVLRLDGTIPPINGDHELLRQAFLNLVLNACQAMPDGGAVTLATDRSAEGAIRAHVIDHGIGIPAEDLDKIFRLYYTTKPDGNGIGLSLVYRIVQMHGGSVEVDSKVGQGTTMAVTFPVA
- a CDS encoding exported protein of unknown function (Evidence 5 : No homology to any previously reported sequences); translated protein: MKEILAATFRIIVTFLCLMLTAGCTQLKAVFTPTRSPSGAGRPARQTLPPGSAHPARQEPSPRLAPQVSSDREKQLTEEINTTIQEVERALLSVDQRKLKADQTETYQTVQSFLAQARKALTDKDLQRAMNLAQKAHILSDELANMVH
- a CDS encoding protein of unknown function (Evidence 5 : No homology to any previously reported sequences), whose translation is MSARQLHCTGQKVLVVDDDSSFRELLTELLETAGYHVWTAQDGLAGLHALHNGPFDLILVDYRMPGMTGLDMAAHIRRSDTVTPIILITGDYYMLDPEIVTRAGVTKVLPKPLKINEFLNVCSIGKQQYKYEPCLDNPSRGGSWDA
- a CDS encoding conserved exported protein of unknown function (Evidence 4 : Homologs of previously reported genes of unknown function), coding for MRRTLSKGIALGALVLALTTGCAGMSTRQQRALSGGAIGAAGGAAIGAMAGSPTTGAIVGGAVGTATGALWDDIKKSLK
- a CDS encoding protein of unknown function (Evidence 5 : No homology to any previously reported sequences); this encodes MVRTKWTNWMIFRAKRADKLSEDHRLFRFDLSDISCVVLQKVRLALKTGSHIQPSGGLPWVGGGPLPGYQV
- a CDS encoding ABC phosphonate-binding periplasmic protein precursor; this translates as MGRRWTLAGLSGVIALVACLGLLGPAWSETPKVLRVSAIPDENPTELMRIYTPFAEYLSKELGIPVKYIPVVDYAATVEALAAKKLDMVWYGGFTFVQARKRTGNAIPVVSREEDLRFHSKFITRPDTGIKTLADLKGKSFSFGSVSSTSGHLMPRYFLLQNGIDPEKDFATFSFSGAHDATALWVESGKVDAGALNEAVWDKLVQAKKVDLNKVQVFWTTPPYIDYVWTVRGDLDSSLVEKIAAAFTRLNYSIPADKALMDLQRTKRYVRVKAEQFKPAEEAAIAAGLLQ
- the phnC gene encoding Phosphonates import ATP-binding protein phnC (ABC superfamily, atp_bind) (Evidence 2a : Function of homologous gene experimentally demonstrated in an other organism; PubMedId : 8755882; Product type t : transporter) — protein: MYILDRVSKVFAGRTIAVHELDLKVRKGERVAFIGPSGAGKTTLFRMLNLTIPPTSGTLLFDGLDVGCFSGRRLREVRCRIGTIYQQHNLVPRLQVVHNVLSGKLGAWSIWQAARSLIRPTEIELASEALTQVGISDKLYERTETLSGGQQQRVAIARTLVQNPEVILADEPVSSVDPALATGIVKLLIELSQTTRKTLIMNLHSVDLALAHFPRVIGLKEGKILFDLPAPAVTDDHLAALYAGNQTPPAEEEAPSRAAQRSLYSCQPHLTN
- the htxC gene encoding putative phosphite transport system permease protein htxC (Evidence 3 : Function proposed based on presence of conserved amino acid motif, structural feature or limited homology); its protein translation is MQRNDPSTPASLTLPTRRFSNLQIACSALFVLTFLGSYRLAQVKPLLLFESEGRRNIWKFVTGMFPPDLSWNFLSLLGRPILETFQISLMGTFIAVVISFPLGLLATSSLTFTGILNERELAGSRHRAILRKGSYLLARAVLSLFRTIPEFVWAFMFVRAVGLGPFPGVLAIGIAYAGMLGKVYSEILEHVNPGPLEALQATGASRLTILLYGLLPQALPNLVSYTLYRWECAIRASAILGFVGAGGIGQQLEISMRMFQFDQVMTLIAILFVMVVGVDTLSARVRSIILSRSSV
- a CDS encoding putative PhnE protein, phosphonate ABC transporter, putative membrane protein (modular protein) (Evidence 3 : Function proposed based on presence of conserved amino acid motif, structural feature or limited homology) → MAEIPTHRVRPASAQERNPLSARNLTILAGFLALMVWSYVGTEFSLRELLGGESAAQILTYAKKLFPPDLSPDFLLKTGYWALETFAMSFLGTILAVVIAFGLVFFSSRNLMFTGLMFEMERRRPWIRALRTTLYLSAKAALNLLRTVPHLVWALILVFAVGLGPFPGMLALGIHTGGVLGRLFGEVMENVETQPIEALQATGASRLQILLYGILPQVLPEFVAYTLYRWEVNIREAIILGYVGAGGRRSADSDRYQSLPGAPATHAHHRDLPDRRDCGCPQRLSEKPPGLILGLPPRKTAETPQPEITVSSSAVATPGPAGNEAEEATRPSPHLPAVLPRRSALSP